In Aegilops tauschii subsp. strangulata cultivar AL8/78 chromosome 3, Aet v6.0, whole genome shotgun sequence, one genomic interval encodes:
- the LOC120976594 gene encoding uncharacterized protein has product MPSAMAACPRKRRHSMVVTSDDVMVVPYNSTWASSLHADLLLLVAWHLLDGDLMDYVRLRAVCKNWRYITICPRGHGITDPRFHPRRWMMLPEGHGLHPGHYKLGGYVRFLNLDTGTLVHVKLPLFKNHCILDSINGLLLLQRDEDSAILLLNPFTSDITELPPLSTLLTQVVTQSEITFGLCYCYLLKHGMSTAVFCNNDGTTTVMIILHHLSQLAYANSQDKQWILASWDLPLNMKAFSCQGKLYLVQYPASHGSQVLQIDPPLHVGSPPPRPKLIATCPTNKLVYGYHLVECDSNILLVCHTDDSRSPILIYNLENIIVGRFTPVRSIGKHALFLGERSLSVSSKALPTIIVETVIYKGPREHRFVQYHLSTAKWSEPVDECGIYGYSPGPHSLIQHIITCCIRRAWNKGLIYSEAEAYKPRWLTWKVKRKFRHWA; this is encoded by the exons ATGCCTTCTGCCATGGCTGCGTGCCCAAGGAAGCGCCGCCACTCTATGGTGGTAACGTCAGATGATGTCATGGTGGTACCCTACAACTCTACATGGGCGTCATCACTGCATGCCGATTTGCTTCTCCTGGTAGCCTGGCACCTTCTGGATGGTGACTTGATGGACTATGTTCGCCTTCGAGCTGTGTGCAAAAATTGGCGGTACATCACTATTTGCCCACGCGGTCATGGCATCACTGATCCTCGTTTCCACCCGCGTCGTTGGATGATGTTGCCCGAGGGTCATGGTCTCCACCCTGGCCACTACAAGCTCGGGGGGTATGTTCGCTTTCTCAACCTCGACACGGGGACCTTGGTCCATGTCAAGCTCCCGTTGTTCAAGAACCACTGCATTCTTGACTCAATCaatggcctcctcctcctccagaggGACGAGGACTCCGCCATTCTCCTCCTCAACCCTTTCACTAGTGACATCACTGAGCTCCCACCACTCTCCACCCTCCTCACACAAGTGGTGACACAGTCTGAGATCACATTTGGCCTATGCTACTGCTATCTCCTCAAACATGGCATGTCTACTGCTGTCTTCTGCAACAATGACGGTACCACCACCGTCATGATTATCTTGCATCATTTATCACAGTTGGCCTATGCTAACTCCCAAGACAAGCAATGGATCTTGGCGAGCTGGGATCTTCCGTTAAACATGAAAGCTTTTTCATGTCAAGGCAAGTTATACTTGGTGCAGTATCCTGCATCTCATGGTTCACAAGTTCTTCAGATTGACCCACCCTTGCATGTTGGTTCGCCGCCACCACGGCCAAAGTTAATTGCCACATGCCCGACAAATAAACTTGTCTATGGTTATCATCTGGTAGAATGTGACTCGAACATCCTTCTTGTTTGCCATACTGATGATTCTCGATCACCCATTTTGATTTACAACCTTGAGAATATTATTGTGGGAAGGTTTACCCCGGTAAGAAGCATTGGAAAGCATGCCCTCTTCCTCGGAGAAAGGAGTCTGAGTGTCTCCTCTAAGGCATTGCCTACTATCATTGTTGAAACTGTCATCTACAAAGGACCAAGGGAGCATCGCTTTGTGCAATACCACCTCAGTACCGCCAAGTGGTCCGAACCAGTTGACGAATGTGGCATCTATGGATATAGCCCCGGTCCTCATAGCCTCATCCAACATATCATTACTTGTTGCATTCGTCGTGCTTG GAACAAAGGGCTGATATATTCTGAAGCGGAAGCGTATAAGCCTAGATGGCTCACCTGGAAGGTTAAGAGAAAGTTTCGCCATTGG GCTTAA